From a single Diachasmimorpha longicaudata isolate KC_UGA_2023 chromosome 15, iyDiaLong2, whole genome shotgun sequence genomic region:
- the LOC135169829 gene encoding ubiquitin carboxyl-terminal hydrolase 16/45 — protein MGKRKNRQPDVNDDASVHSSESGEETKSDGVKCLHIIKSINGNVLRKVLKKVGILTHCRECSKIDSNKSQDVEDDGMSSSIQPLWICLKCGNQACGRYLNKHAEHHFRTPHSECHSLAIDTHNWSIWCYDCESVVNADSRKQLLEIVEFIKKLATTTYTPPQPAIALPPIEKSPENIPSTNDKHQKPLTNLTRVGGLMNLGNTCFFNSVLQCLAQTPFLVKVLEDLREPDAKFILPGGKCKPSEDAEELDLPPIEGKLEGWGNFTATLWKTLTDMQNADNNQTYRPSELLNSFKKKTSQCMDGGQHDAHELLRHLLEQVRNDDVRRYQSVILKKIGLDDKSKRQAIDENIKAQVKFYGNQASARHLGSEPVFRGILVSTLECLDCHHSSQRTEPFLDLSLPVLMDKPQPPIVGKRKSSGLDESFDLMGNNISNQPSKYQLKKEKKAARKNRKNHRNSNSNKSVNQNNGEDNQESHGESEESDADVEDNIENDGMMQEVSESGYSSEKVSTVASPVSPGEPSGDDEMTQTNGNSTPSEISKLTEGMGLKNEASLELNLEAQEQLPADSPPLSSTSIIVNSELSPKGATVSPLSSPISNKESPTSPTSNSQEKLMWKIVVNHEEPDTKINVKEDQPKSTFSDAETDECRSGPETEDSVKQFTEKRNGVNDLTSGLSKLSVTAPLSPTSYQVASGECSIQSCLNQFTARELMSGSNKVGCEACTARENKGKKGKIVCTSSTKQYLISRVPAVLILHLKRFQSQRFSFRKVTKHVAFPMILDLAPVCKYHDKSKVYSLYGVVEHSGTMHGGHYVAYVKARQPLEANNPRWDFLPKVGTCDVEEISGETANIDDVDVEKVQPPPGRWYLVSDSRVMEVDEATVLKSEAYLLFYERIL, from the exons ATGgggaagaggaaaaatcgtCAGCCAGACGTGAATGATGATGCCAGTGTGCATTCATCGGAATCTGGGGAGGAAACCAAATCAG ATGGAGTCAAATGCCTTCACATCATCAAGTCCATCAATGGTAATGTTCTTCGAAAGGTCCTGAAGAAGGTTGGAATCCTCACTCACTGCAGAGAGTGCAGTAAAATTGATAGCAACAAGAGCCAAGATGTTGAGGACGATGGG ATGTCATCATCAATCCAGCCCCTCTGGATATGTTTGAAATGTGGAAATCAAGCCTGTGGACGGTATCTCAACAAACATGCAGAGCATCATTTTCGTACGCCCCATAGTGAATGTCACAGTCTCGCCATTGACACGCATAACTGGAGTATATGGTGCTACGACTGTGAGAGTGTGGTCAATGCTGACAGTAG aaaACAATTACTCGAAATAGttgaattcataaaaaaactcGCGACAACAACCTACACCCCACCCCAGCCTGCAATTGCCCTGCCTCCAATCGAGAAGTCCCCCGAGAACATTCCATCCACCAACGACAAGCACCAGAAGCCTCTGACGAACCTCACGAGAGTCGGTGGGCTGATGAACCTGGGAAACACTTGTTTCTTCAATTCAGTCCTGCAGTGTCTTGCACAAACGCCTTTCCTGGTAAAAGTCCTGGAGGATTTACGAGAGCCAGACGCTAAATTTATCCTTCCAGGTGGTAAATGCAAGCCGTCAGAGGACGCTGAAGAGTTGGACCTACCACCCATTGAGGGAAAACTGGAGGGATGGGGAAATTTTACAGCGACTTTATGGAAGACACTGACAGATATGCAAAATGCTGATAACAACCAGACGTACAGGCCCTCAGAGCTGCTGAATTCCTTCAAGAAGAAGACGTCCCAGTGCATGGACGGTGGTCAACACGACGCTCACGAGCTCCTTCGTCATCTTCTGGAGCAGGTGAGGAATGACGACGTCAGGAGGTACCAGTCTGTCATTCTGAAGAAAATTGGTCTCGACGATAAGTCCAAACGTCAGGCCATCGACGAGAACATTAAAGCACaagtgaaattttatggaaatcaGGCGAGCGCCAGGCACTTGGGCTCTGAGCCGGTTTTTCGAGGGATTCTGGTGTCCACTCTGGAGTGCCTGGACTGCCATCACTCATCACAACGTACAGAACCCTTCCTCGATCTCTCGCTTCCGGTCCTCATGGACAAACCCCAGCCTCCAATCGTGGGAAAACGTAAGAGCAGTGGTCTCGACGAAAGTTTCGACCTGATGGGCAATAATATCTCGAATCAACCTTCGAAGTATCAGCTGAAGAAGGAGAAGAAGGCAGCGAGGAAGAACAGGAAGAACCACCGCAACTCTAATTCCAATAAGTCGGTGAATCAAAACAACGGAGAAGACAATCAGGAGAGTCATGGAGAGTCCGAGGAGAGTGATGCTGATGttgaagataatattgagAATGATGGAATGATGCAGGAAGTCAGCGAGTCTGGTTACAGCTCAGAGAAAGTGTCGACCGTCGCCAGTCCAGTGTCCCCGGGGGAACCGAGTGGAGATGATGAGATGACGCAGACGAATGGGAATTCTACGCCCTCGGAGATATCGAAATTAACGGAAGGGATGGGACTGAAGAATGAGGCTTCCTTAGAGTTGAATCTCGAGGCGCAAGAGCAGCTCCCAGCGGATTCGCCACCCCTCTCATCGACGTCAATCATCGTCAACTCTGAGCTGAGTCCCAAGGGGGCGACTGTCAGTCCCCTGAGCAGCCCCATCTCCAACAAAGAGAGCCCCACTAGTCCCACATCGAACTCTCAGGAAAAATTGATGTGGAAGATCGTCGTAAATCATGAGGAACCAGACACTAAAATTAATGTCAAGGAGGATCAACCAAAAAGCACTTTCTCAGATGCTGAGACGGACGAATGTCGATCTGGTCCTGAGACCGAGGACTCGGTGAAGCAATTCACTGAGAAACGAAATGGTGTGAATGATTTAACAAGTGGATTATCCAAATTATCAGTCACTGCACCTCTGTCTCCAACCAGCTATCAAGTTGCCAGCGGTGAGTGCTCCATACAGTCCTGTCTCAATCAATTCACAGCCAGGGAGTTGATGAGTGGTAGCAATAAAGTTGGCTGCGAGGCTTGCACTGCCAGGGAGAATAAAGGAAAGAAGGGCAAGATTGTCTGCACCTCCAGCACGAAGCAGTACCTCATCTCACGTGTGCCAGCTGTTCTTATCCTTCACTTGAAGAGGTTCCAGTCACAGAGATTTAGCTTCAGGAAAGTTACCAAACACGTTGCATTCCCCATGATCCTCGATCTAGCTCCAGTCTGCAAGTACCACGACAAGTCGAAGGTGTATTCGCTTTATGGGGTGGTGGAGCACAGTGGGACGATGCATGGGGGCCACTACGTGGCTTATGTCAAGGCCAGGCAGCCACTCGAGGCCAATAACCCCAGGTGGGACTTCTTGCCGAAGGTTGGGACGTGTGATGTCGAAGAGATTTCGGGGGAGACGGCGAATATCGATGATGTCGATGTAGAGAAGGTCCAACCACCTCCAGGGAGATGGTATCTCGTCTCAGATTCTAG AGTAATGGAGGTCGATGAAGCAACGGTTCTGAAGAGCGAGGCATATTTACTATTCTACGAGAGAATTCTATGA
- the LOC135169835 gene encoding delta(14)-sterol reductase TM7SF2, protein MKFSQGAEVLAKPPNAKEYQRGIVLSSKGDKYRILFEGGVEVSVYEEDVQLERPSRSSARTRARNLKSPSQKSPSRQSPSRKSPSRKSPGRRSPARSPTSKIRKLPARKAPQDREEEKYTSTMTSSEADPQSEMIPTQSRTRDTPTATRRSTRILAMKTERVVTTRSIDRAVSLPAERKITYDYLTDTRERGYSVQRDQDLQKLLHYEEEALPDSSTTVEKINKEKELERVAKPQEWGGWFGALCLTLLLPISIILPQIACYNNKCNNTGFRLPLKLHVYFDLNATLYYTGYLLFVTIGSLLPVGRLVDGQQDKIGRVQYRVNGWLTAIICLAAMGICEYRFYRVSEYILASILQLAVSGWIIGTILAVVLYIKAGRAPVHALNIYGSTNNFIYDFWQGREINPRIGKLDIKTVLVRASVIGALLINSAIVIQTVQDVELSSWSANTTVLMVTGLQIFYCLDALVFEGTSLTSFRVMYEGTGYMTCVANLLYPFLVTLVTRYVFYQNVQKSSYVLAALSFSFFMGYLIYRMSNNLKDEFRRNPYGTGVSNLETILTPRGKKLIVSGLWGQVRHPNYLGDVIMNWSIAGVSLFTHEIIPYYPVLTLTLVLMHRAYRDHVRCKTRYGTAWSQYCCQVRALIFKRIY, encoded by the exons ATGAAGTTCTCTCAGGGTGCTGAGGTGCTGGCGAAGCCGCCGAATGCGAAGGAGTATCAGAGAGGAATTGTTCTCAGTTCTAAAGGGGATAAATACAGGATACTCTTCGAGGGAGGCGTTGAGGTCAGCGTCTATGAGGAGGATGTGCAG CTAGAGCGACCATCTCGCAGTTCTGCAAGAACTCGTGCCCGTAACCTGAAGAGCCCCTCGCAGAAGTCTCCAAGTCGTCAGTCCCCGAGTCGAAAATCCCCCAGTCGAAAGTCCCCCGGCCGACGTTCTCCAGCACGATCTCCTACCTCAAAAATCCGGAAACTCCCGGCTCGTAAAGCACCGCAGGATCGAGAAGAAGAGAAATACACCTCGACGATGACCTCCAGTGAGGCCGATCCGCAGAGCGAGATGATCCCTACGCAATCTCGCACGAGGGACACCCCCACCGCCACGAGAAGATCGACGAGAATTCTAGCCATGAAGACCGAACGAGTTGTCACGACGAGATCGATCGATCGGGCAGTCTCCCTCCCCGCTGAGAGGAAAATCACGTACGACTACCTCACCGACACCAGGGAGAGAGGATATTCAGTCCAGAGGGATCAAGATCTACAGAAGCTCCTCCACTACGAGGAGGAGGCACTCCCGGACTCCTCGACAACtgtcgaaaaaattaataaggaGAAAGAACTGGAGCGTGTGGCCAAACCCCAGGAATGGGGCGGTTGGTTCGGTGCTCTGTGCCTTACCCTTCTCCTACCGATCTCAATAATTTTACCACAAATTGCCTGTTACAATAACAAGTGCAACAACACTGGCTTTCGTCTGCCATTAAAGTTGCACGTTTACTTTGATCTCAATGCTACATTGTACTATACTGGATACCTTTTGTTCGTGACTATTGGATCCTTGTTACCTGTTGGAAGGCTCGTTGATGGACAGCAGGACAAGATTGGACGAGTACAATATCGAGTCAATGGTTGGCTCACTGCAATAATTTGTCTGGCTGCAATGGGCATTTGCGAATATCGATTTTATAGAGTCAGTGAATATATTCTTGCCTCGATCCTCCAGTTGGCGGTCAGCGGATGGATTATTGGGACTATCCTCGCTGTCGTGCTGTATATCAAGGCGGGAAGGGCTCCTGTTCATGCCCTGAACATCTACGGATCcacgaataatttcatttatgaCTTCTGGCAAGGGAGGGAGATCAATCCACGCATTGGAAAACTTGATATCAAGACTGTGCTGGTGCGAGCTTCTGTCATTGGAGCGCTTCTTATCAACTCGGCGATTGTCATTCAGACTGTCCAGGATGTCGAGCTCTCTTCGTGGAGTGCTAATACCACCGTTTTGATGGTCACAGGACTGCAGATTTTTTACTGTCTTGATGCACTTGTCTTTGAGGGAACCTCCCTCACGTCATTCAGGGTCATGTACGAGGGGACTGGGTACATGACTTGTGTGGCTAATTTACTGTATCCGTTCTTGGTGACTCTGGTGACGAGATACGTTTTTTATCAGAATGTTCAGAAGTCATCTTATGTCCTCGCTGCCTTGAGCTTCTCCTTCTTCATGGGATATCTGATTTATCGTATGAGCAATAACTTGAAGGATGAGTTTAGACGAAATCCATATGGAACTGGAGTTTCAAATTTGGAGACAATCCTGACGCCGCGAGGAAAGAAACTCATTGTTTCTGGTCTTTGGGGACAAGTGAGACATCCCAACTATCTTGGGGATGTGATAATGAACTGGTCCATCGCCGGAGTATCGTTATTCACTCACGAAATTATCCCGTATTACCCCGTGCTCACACTCACCCTGGTACTCATGCACAGAGCATACCGTGATCATGTTCGTTGCAAAACACGTTATGGCACGGCCTGGTCGCAATACTGCTGTCAGGTGAGAGCTCTCATCTTCAAACGCATTTATTGA
- the LOC135169849 gene encoding heat shock factor 2-binding protein-like: MTDNGIVGSGGLGAGGGSVMPPRKTSDEVDDLLEKFITTQKKLAIYINDMPELLIDNEQFKKLKLGIDEMYNKTCSVIGSLVEAKNADGKRIKQLETSCGELMYHFEAEQKKVERLEQQLRQLANESTGQVTFCTHLGAVLGNILWKSSRSSPLVDLWLNENRQNLTDFLSIANTALESFLQTFGENLPDIKEDQCQFMMSLMGTVTNISSNSTGRQFLISHENGKVLIKLIVLSTPGVPSISGDPLKRLMLMILYNVSLNRSGLSHLLSWKVYELVSCCLDQSPEIQLNALRLIQSITYDLNDPGIFDRLLQLLPVVKIQQLMNSSDERITEAASGILSNIKKFYATADTISNVSSDN, encoded by the exons ATGACGGATAATGGGATTGTGGGGAGTGGAGGGTTAGGTGCGGGTGGAGGTTCGGTGATGCCGCCAAGAAAAACCTCTGACGAAGTT GACGATcttctggaaaaattcatcacGACTCAAAAGAAACTAGCGATATACATCAATGATATGCCAGAACTGCTGATTGATAATGAACAATTCAAGAAATTGAAACTGGGGATTGATGAGATGTATAATAAGACCTGCTCAGTCATTGGTTCCCTCGTGGAGGCTAAGAATG CTGATGGGAAACGAATCAAACAGTTGGAGACGAGTTGTGGTGAACTTATGTATCATTTTGAGGCTGAGCAGAAGAAGGTGGAACGTCTGGAGCAACAGCTTCGTCAACTGGCTAATGAa TCGACTGGTCAAGTGACATTCTGCACACATTTGGGGGCAGTTTTGGGAAATATCTTATGGAAATCTTCAAGATCATCGCCACTGGTGGATCTCTGGCTTAACGAG aatCGACAAAACCTGACAGATTTTCTATCGATCGCGAATACAGCACTGGAATCATTTCTCCAAACATTTGGAGAAAATTTACCCGACATCAAAGAGGACCAGTGTCAGTTCATGATGTCCCTCATGGGCACTGTCACAAATATATCCTCGAATTCCACTGGGCGACAGTTTCTGATCAGCCACGAGAATGGAAAAGTGTTGATTAAGCTGATTGTTCTGTCTACCCCAGGTGTGCCCTCGATCTCTGGAGATCCTCTCAAGAG ACTAATGCTAATGATCCTCTACAACGTCAGCCTGAACCGCTCAGGTCTGTCGCATCTGCTGAGCTGGAAAGTCTACGAATTAGTATCTTGCTGCCTAGATCAATCCCCAGAGATCCAACTAAATGCCCTCCGGCTGATTCAGTCCATCACCTACGATCTGAATGACCCTGGAATATTCGATCGTCTCCTGCAGCTTCTGCcagtcgtaaaaattcaacagcTGATGAACTCATCGGACGAACGAATTACCGAGGCTGCCAGTGGCATCTTGtcgaacataaaaaaattctatgccACGGCAGATACCATAAGTAACGTGTCATCGGATAATTAA